The Chitinophaga sp. H8 region AACAAGTACTATGAAAGTAGGCATTGACAGCTACTGCTACCACCGTCTTTTTGGTGAAGTATATCCCGGACAGCAGCGGCCAGAGCAGGAATTATCCTTTGAAACATTCCTTACCAGACTTCCAGAGTTGGGTATTGACGGGATCTCATTGGAATCCTGCTTTATTCCTGCATTCACGCCTGCCTACCTGCAGGGCATTAAATCAGTACTGGATGAGCAGCAGCTGGACAGAGTATATGCCTGGGGACACCCGGATGGCCTGGAAGGTGGTAGCAATGAAGCGGCCTATGATGATATGTTACAGCATATAGAATATGCACCGCAAATTGGTGCTAAAGTAATGAGGGTAGTAGGAAGCAGCCTGCAATACAGGTTTGAACCACATGGCCCCCAATTGGAAAAACTTACCCGGATGTTTTCCGATGCAGCAGCCATTGCTGCCAGGTATGATGTGAGATTGGCAGTGGAAAACCATATTGATTATAACTCAGATGAAATACTGCAACTGATAAAGGATGTCAACTCTCCTTTTATGGGCGTGAATTTCGACTCCGGTAATTTTTTGCGGGTGGCAGATGATCCGGTAAAGGCAATGGAAAAACTGGCTCCCTATGTATT contains the following coding sequences:
- a CDS encoding sugar phosphate isomerase/epimerase family protein; this translates as MKVGIDSYCYHRLFGEVYPGQQRPEQELSFETFLTRLPELGIDGISLESCFIPAFTPAYLQGIKSVLDEQQLDRVYAWGHPDGLEGGSNEAAYDDMLQHIEYAPQIGAKVMRVVGSSLQYRFEPHGPQLEKLTRMFSDAAAIAARYDVRLAVENHIDYNSDEILQLIKDVNSPFMGVNFDSGNFLRVADDPVKAMEKLAPYVLATHIKDLKPVKGVPVDEWYFFSCVPAGEGLIENAKLARLLQQHHYKGFLAVEIDFLHPDYANQEEAVIAQSIRSLRDIAHQIA